TGAGAGATCAAGGCGAAAGAAAACCCAATCAACAATCAACAATCAACAATTCATACTTCAAATCTGCAATGCCGCAAATTAAATTATTAGCATCTTATTTAGCCGCCCGAAATAATAACCAGCCTCCAGCTACTAACCCAAACACATTGGGTAGCCAAGCGGCTAATAATGGGGGTACAATACCGACTTGACCAATGACTCGACAAACTATGAATAAAGCATAATAGGTGACGACTACTAATAAACTGATCCCAAAACTAGTAGCTTTTCCAGTTCGTTGAGGGCGATTTCCTAACGTAGAACCGATTAATCCAAAGACTACACAAATAAAAGGAAAAGCGATCTTTTCATGAATTCTAACCCTAATTTTCAGAATTTTCTTTTCGTCTCTACTGGATTCAATTACCTTGAGATAATCTATCGCTTGCAATAAATTCATCTCATCAGAATTGCGTTCCTTCTCCACTAAATCTAACGGCGCTCTCGATAGCTCTGCTTCCAAACGTTCAAATCTAGCAATCTTACTATAGGAAGAATCTGGGGCAATTGAGTAACTAGTTCCATTAAACAAATCCCAAATATTTTTCTTAATATTCCACTGACCAGATTCAGATGTCACAATTAGATTTAAACCTTCTTTTGACCAATCTAAAATAGTCAATTTATTCATTTGCCGACCATCAAATTCGGCAGCGTAAAATAATCTTTTTAAATATTTCTTCTTTGTCCCATTGAGCAGCTTTTTTTCGCCATATTCTGGATAAATAATATTTTCTCCTTTGAGAGCGACTTGTTCTTGAATCAAAGCGCGATCTAAAGTCGCTGTTGCTTCATAATTCGCTGCTGGAACTACGAATTCATTAAATAGAAAAGTGGTTCCCGTCACCAAAAAACTCAGTAATACAGCAGGAACGACAATCCGATAAATACTGACCCCAACACTACGCAAAGCAATCAGTTCGCTATCACCAGATAAGCGGCTGTAAGTCATTAATGTACCCAAAAGGGTAGACATGGGCAAAGCATAAGCCACAAATTGGGGGATTCTGAGCAGCAGCACCTTAAATAAAATCCCCAACCCCAATCCTGACTCAGCGACTTGTCTAACTAAGTCAAATCCAGTCCCAATAGCTACTCCCAAGGAAGAAAAAGAACCGACACCAAAAATAAACGGCGGGATCAATTCCATCGCAATATAACGATCCATGACCGAAATGCGAGGTAACCAATAATTAAATGATTTGTAAGCTTTAAAAGTCATAATAAGATCGTTTTTTTACGACTTAATCCCGATATTTACCTACTTAAGTTAAGAGGGCGGGGTTTGCTTAACATCAATCGCTTTATCGGAATTTGCTTGCTAAACCCGCCCCTACATTACCTATTACCTATTAAGCTGCTATAGGAATAAAAATTGCATATTTCCTTCTTCCTTCTTCCTTACTTTTGAAAATCCGTTCCCAAATAATATTTCCGAACCAAAGGGTTAGTATAAAGTTCTTCTGGACTACCCGCCGCTAAAATTTCACCATCTCGCATAATATAGGCTCTATCGGTGATTTCTAGGGTTTCGCGGACATTATGGTCAGTAATTAGGATACCCATCGAGCGATCGCGCAATTCGGCAATTACAGTTTGAATTTCACCAACAGCGATCGGATCGACTCCAGCAAAGGGTTCATCTAAAAACAGAAACTTTGGTCCTTCCCTACCAGCCGCTAAAGCCCTAGCTAATTCCGTGCGACGACGTTCTCCCCCAGAAACTTGTTTTCCTAGGGTATTTACGACTTTATGGAGCCGAAATTCTTTAATTAAACCATCAATTCTGGCTTTCCACTCTTTTTTTGGGACTCCAGTCTGTTCTAAAACTAACAGGATATTTTCTAAAACAGTTAATTGGCGAAAAATGCTAGCTTCTTGGGTGAGATAGCCGATTCCCAAATGCGATCGCTGATGCATCGCCAATGAGGTAATCTCAGTTTCATCTAGCCAAACTTGACCGCGATCTGGCTTTTCTAACCCTGTGGCAATATAGAAAGTGGTAGTTTTACCAGCCCCGTTCGGACCTAATAATCCTACTACTTCTCCTTGAGAGACTGAAAGATTGACGCGGTTAACTACAAGCCTCTGGCTATATGATTTATGGATATTTTCTAAAACTATCTTCACTCAACCATCTTATTGGGCGTTGGAGTTAGAATCCGTCACCAAGTAAACCGACTCTACTTGTTGATTTGATTTAGGTAAAACCACAAACCGACCTTCATCGATCAAATAAGTAATGTTTTCCCCTTTTAAGCTATTTCCTTGCTGAAGAACGTAAACATTACCAGTCAAAACAATCCGACGCTCGCGGCTGTAATATTGAGCTTGAGCAGAAGTAGCTTGAATTTGACGAGCAGGATAGAAGATCTGAACGTTACCGCGAGCCGTAATTACCCCTGTTTTGGAATTGGCTTCTTGGATATCAGAACGTACCAGCAAAGCTCGATTATCTTTCGCTGTCTGAGCGTTAGCATCTGTCACAATTGATGGTAAGGCGATCGCCCCAGCTAATGCAAGGGTTAATGATAAGCCCAGTTTACCTAAGTAATTAGGTCTAAGTTTCATGGCTAGGATTCTCTGTGTAACTGAGTGCCAAAGTTTTCGTTCGCGAGTCTAGATCTTACTAGAGCAGAGATACTTACTGGCTAAGGCAGGATAAATCTGTTTGTAGTGTATCAATAATCTTTAC
Above is a genomic segment from Merismopedia glauca CCAP 1448/3 containing:
- a CDS encoding LptA/OstA family protein; protein product: MKLRPNYLGKLGLSLTLALAGAIALPSIVTDANAQTAKDNRALLVRSDIQEANSKTGVITARGNVQIFYPARQIQATSAQAQYYSRERRIVLTGNVYVLQQGNSLKGENITYLIDEGRFVVLPKSNQQVESVYLVTDSNSNAQ
- a CDS encoding LptF/LptG family permease, with protein sequence MTFKAYKSFNYWLPRISVMDRYIAMELIPPFIFGVGSFSSLGVAIGTGFDLVRQVAESGLGLGILFKVLLLRIPQFVAYALPMSTLLGTLMTYSRLSGDSELIALRSVGVSIYRIVVPAVLLSFLVTGTTFLFNEFVVPAANYEATATLDRALIQEQVALKGENIIYPEYGEKKLLNGTKKKYLKRLFYAAEFDGRQMNKLTILDWSKEGLNLIVTSESGQWNIKKNIWDLFNGTSYSIAPDSSYSKIARFERLEAELSRAPLDLVEKERNSDEMNLLQAIDYLKVIESSRDEKKILKIRVRIHEKIAFPFICVVFGLIGSTLGNRPQRTGKATSFGISLLVVVTYYALFIVCRVIGQVGIVPPLLAAWLPNVFGLVAGGWLLFRAAK
- the lptB gene encoding LPS export ABC transporter ATP-binding protein, whose translation is MKIVLENIHKSYSQRLVVNRVNLSVSQGEVVGLLGPNGAGKTTTFYIATGLEKPDRGQVWLDETEITSLAMHQRSHLGIGYLTQEASIFRQLTVLENILLVLEQTGVPKKEWKARIDGLIKEFRLHKVVNTLGKQVSGGERRRTELARALAAGREGPKFLFLDEPFAGVDPIAVGEIQTVIAELRDRSMGILITDHNVRETLEITDRAYIMRDGEILAAGSPEELYTNPLVRKYYLGTDFQK